A region from the Branchiostoma lanceolatum isolate klBraLanc5 chromosome 2, klBraLanc5.hap2, whole genome shotgun sequence genome encodes:
- the LOC136428309 gene encoding uncharacterized protein isoform X3, translating into MGNVNFNKAKAICRGEGGRLAVLQDEGADIFIRRSIRRLPHRRAQSYWIGLSDAQKEGTFVWSDGTELTTSAYAHWAPGNPDNAAAGDGEDCVEVRPDLDYKWNDVGCREKRRFGCEKDVAPGSDQTMLMTEMPPAGTESPNNPGHEQPHTTSGPDEDGCTWLDQELHEKERELQEQAQIITELTAHLLQKDEEIQDLTIRLQQKDEEIQDVRSQLQQKDEEIQDVTTLLQQKDEEIQDVTTLLQQKDEEIQDVTALLQQKDEEIQDVTALLQQKDEEIQDVRSQLQQKDEEIQVVTSQLQQKDDEIQDVTSQLQQKDEEIQDVISQLQPKDEEIQDFISQFRLMDEEIQDFIFLLQQKDEEIQDLTTRLEQPSPAADHETPVTSTGVNVALGKTAFQTSTLAYRGAASFAVDGNSAANYHAGSCTHTAHMPGEENPSWWVDLGQSYVVDRVVIFNRQDCCSDRINPFNVHIGDSDQVNSNPKCGGDHQINVNQPSISISCQGMKGRYVGVRLPGPLRVLTLCEVQVFSAHIVPEGKWRNDFRCGQGYPAENGIPAECNPDGEGPCCSTANWCGKTRNHCGCKGCADYRDVNGTATGSESRDYTSLGCWRDTADRAIPTLEGTDPRLDGNYQVRPNAIETCYQVARSLGFTVFAVQDGGQCFGSADAHYTHSKYGPSTACAADGEGGPRANEVYGITATGPDARATLCHEAKAMNPTGGDGEYTIYPFTTCTDVSIRVYCHNMASGNPEEFLTLPSGPENNYAIVFADRLRDGHLCDGPLQDQNAGSGTTKFSKVRIKFEDTTIAVVRDDYTFATSTGYNNVSYAEAGDCYSWSQGCAKGTFKVNLDGTELALAPQVDWVMVNTWPGDLTINDMFISEDRTVASARCGGWCGRCRPAESKLRLLHPQCHGQIGTAESLSEEEEIQDLTPPLEQPPPVVQTTVTSSKENCIEGNGASYRGPVSVTETGKMCQRWDRQTPHGHTRGPVYYPSSGLEQNYCRNPDGEAGVWCYTTDPNTRWERCDVPTCESLSGEKIQDVTTPLDQPRAQPAVQTTMTSSEAPATTEVSVPKVERTRCLGSIGYCPGSHATGARCVDGFCECSSTHYQRYTCLPVVGSCATTRGSPVAQAEAFQTADPRETFSCVADDNSQYEVHVLAVYEGVGHTRGFQQDPTGTAEMDVYVRAGQLTKPLVLVLSSYEAVNWVLHLPEVIEVHKVLLMAYYVDQSDVTVRGGSVDDVQRLSGRTGGVPACAYGKDDGGCKTVELLEFINGEFGPVSSLTGTYKADEWNLKVGTSTLETTTTMAPTAMAPTTTAMAPTTTETTSSTMAITTTVAKTTSMTLPGNGSVITPTETSSACEGKTLRLSCSAGETLEIDGANFGRTSKSHRCNCGLFCNTINTCYAANSLSIVKSACQGKRECAVEATKSVFGDPCPFIGKYLEATYCCVAGTFILDTTTTTAMAPTTTGITSSTMAITTTVAETTSMTSPGNGPIITPTETSSACEGKTLRLSCSAGETLEIDGANFGRTSKSHRCNCGLFCNTINTCYAANSLSIVKSACQGKRECAVEATKSVFGDPCPFIGKYLEATYRCVPEANIERGDPEEP; encoded by the exons ATGGGCAACGTCAACTTCAACAAGGCTAAGGCCATCTGTCGGGGAGAAGGAGGACGACTTGCTGTCCTCCAGGACGAAGGAGCAGACATCTTCATCAGGAGGTCAATCAG GAGATTGCCCCACCGACGCGCCCAAAGCTACTGGATCGGCTTGAGTGATGCCCAGAAGGAAGGAACGTTTGTGTGGAGTGATGGAACCGAACTGACTACATCTG CTTACGCGCACTGGGCCCCGGGTAACCCCGACAATGCGGCAGCTGGAGACGGAGAAGACTGCGTGGAGGTCCGTCCGGATCTAGACTACAAGTGGAATGATGTTGGCTGTAGGGAGAAACGACGCTTTGGCTGTGAGAAAG ACGTAGCTCCAGGCTCAGACCAAACCATGTTGATGACAGAGATGCCACCTGCGGGGACAGAATCCCCCAATAACCCTG GCCACGAGCAACCTCACACCACATCTGGGCCTGACGAAGATGGCTGTACGTGGCTAGACCAGGAGCTGcatgagaaagaaagagagcTTCAGGAGCAGGCCCAGATCATCACAGAGCTCACAGCTCACCTTCTGCAGAAGGATGAGGAGATCCAAGACCTTACCATTCGACTTCAACAGAAGGACGAGGAGATCCAAGACGTCAGATCACAACTTCAACAAAAGGATGAGGAGATCCAAGACGTTACCACTCTACTTCAACAGAAGGACGAGGAGATCCAAGACGTTACCACTCTACTTCAACAGAAGGATGAGGAGATCCAAGACGTTACTGCTCTACTTCAACAGAAGGACGAGGAGATCCAAGACGTTACTGCTCTACTTCAACAGAAGGACGAAGAGATCCAAGACGTCAGATCACAACTTCAACAAAAGGATGAGGAGATCCAAGTCGTTACATCTCAACTACAACAGAAGGACGATGAGATACAAGATGTCACATCACAACTTCAACAGAAGGACGAGGAGATCCAAGACGTTATATCTCAACTTCAACCGAAGGATGAGGAGATCCAAGACTTTATATCTCAATTTCGTCTTATGGACGAGGAGATCCAAGACTTTATATTTCTACTACAACAGAAGGATGAGGAGATCCAAGACCTTACAACTCGACTTGAACAGCCGTCACCAGCTGCAGATCACGAGACACCAGTGACATCAACAG GTGTCAATGTCGCCCTGGGAAAGACAGCGTTTCAAACAAGCACCCTTGCGTACCGTGGGGCTGCCAGCTTTGCCGTAGACGGGAACAGCGCTGCCAATTACCACGCTGGTTCCTGTACTCACACTGCACATATGCCGGGAGAGGAGAATCCAAGCTGGTGGGTGGATCTGGGTCAATCGTATGTGGTTGACAG AGTAGTCATCTTCAACCGCCAGGACTGTTGTTCAGATAGAATCAACCCTTTCAACGTCCACATCGGGGATTCCGACCAGGTCAACTCAAACCCCAAGTGTGGTGGTGATCATCAAATCAACGTGAACCAGCCGTCTATTTCCATCTCTTGTCAGGGGATGAAGGGGCGGTACGTGGGCGTCCGGCTTCCCGGTCCCCTCCGAGTACTGACCCTGTGCGAAGTCCAAGTATTTTCAG CTCATATAGTTCCTGAGGGGAAGTGGCGAAACGACTTTCGTTGCGGCCAGGGTTACCCCGCAGAAAACGGTATccccgctgaatgcaatcctgACGGTGAAGGTCCATGCTGCTCCACCGCAAACTGGTGCGGCAAGACGCGTAACCACTGTGGCTGTAAGGGCTGTGCCGACTACAGGGACGTGAATGGCACAGCCACAG GAAGCGAAAGCCGTGATTACACCAGCCTGGGTTGCTGGAGAGACACTGCTGATCGCGCCATTCCGACACTCGAGGGGACAGATCCACGCTTAGACGGCAACTACCAGGTCCGTCCAAATGCCATAGAAACGTGTTACCAGGTAGCACGGTCTCTTGGTTTTACCGTGTTCGCTGTACAGGATGGAGGTCAGTGTTTCGGGTCTGCTGATGCGCACTACACCCACAGCAAGTACGGACCTTCCACGGCCTGTGCAGCGGACGGTGAAGGCGGGCCACGGGCAAATGAAGTCTACGGGATTACAG CCACCGGTCCTGATGCCAGGGCTACATTGTGCCACGAAGCGAAAGCTATGAACCCTACTGGCGGGGACGGCGAGTACACAATCTACCCTTTCACAACGTGCACAGATGTATCCATCCGCGTCTATTGCCACAATATGGCATCCGGAAACCCGGAAGAGTTCTTGACCCTGCCGTCCGGCCCAGAGAACAACTATGCCATCGTCTTTGCTGATCGCTTGAGGGATGGACATCTATGTGATGGCCCATTACAG GACCAAAATGCAGGCTCCGGGACCACGAAATTCAGCAAGGTCAGGATCAAGTTTGAAGACACGACGATCGCGGTAGTGAGAGATGACTACACATTCGCCACAAGCACCG GCTACAACAATGTATCTTACGCGGAGGCTGGCGACTGTTACTCATGGAGCCAGGGATGTGCAAAAGGAACGTTTAAGGTGAATCTGGATGGAACGGAGCTCGCGCTGGCACCGCAGGTGGACTGGGTGATGGTGAACACCTGGCCAGGAGATCTGACCATCAACGACATGTTTATCTCCGAGGACAGAACG GTTGCCTCAGCACGATGTGGGGGTTGGTGTGGGCGCTGCCGGCCGGCAGAAAGTAAGCTACGTCTCTTGCATCCGCAGTGTCACGGACAGATCGGTACAG CAGAGTCACTAAGCGAAGAGGAGGAGATCCAAGACCTTACACCTCCACTTGAACAGCCCCCACCAGTTGTACAGACAACAGTGACATCATCAAAAG AAAACTGCATAGAGGGCAATGGAGCATCCTATCGAGGACCAGTCTCTGTGACGGAAACAGGAAAGATGTGTCAACGCTGGGACCGTCAGACACCCCATGGACACACACGTGGGCCTGTTTATTACCCGTCATCcggactggagcagaactactgccggaatcctgaCGGCGAAGCCGGAgtctggtgctacaccacggaccccAACACGAGATGGGAGCGGTGTGACGTACCAACATGTG AGTCACTAAGCGGAGAGAAGATCCAAGACGTTACAACTCCACTTGATCAGCCCCGAGCCCAACCAGCTGTACAGACAACAATGACATCAtcagaag CTCCCGCCACCACGGAAGTTTCCGTTCCGAAGGTAGAAAGGACGCGATGCCTAGGAAGCATTGGGTACTGCCCTGGGTCTCACGCTACCGGGGCCAGATGTGTTGATGGGTTCTGTGAGTGCTCGAGTACACACTACCAGCGATACACATGTTTAC CGGTCGTTGGGAGCTGTGCAACAACACGAGGCTCTCCAGTCGCCCAAGCGGAGGCCTTTCAGACTGCTGACCCAAGAGAGACCTTCAGCTGTGTCGCTGACGACAACAGCCAGTATGAAGTGCACGTACTGGCGGTGTACGAGGGGGTGGGACACACCAG GGGTTTCCAACAGGATCCTACAGGGACAGCTGAGATGGATGTGTACGTCAGAGCAGGCCAGCTGACCAAACCCCTAGTCTTAGTGCTCAGCTCGTACGAGGCGGTCAACTGGGTGCTCCACCTACCGGAGGTCATCGAAGTGCACAAAGTGCTGCTG ATGGCATATTATGTCGACCAAAGTGACGTAACTGTGCGGGGTGGTTCTGTGGACGATGTGCAGCGCCTGTCAGGTCGGACTGGGGGCGTTCCTGCGTGTGCTTATGGGAAAGATGACGGTGGCTGTAAGACTGTTGAGCTGCTGGAATTCATCAATGGAGAGTTTGGGCCTGTTTCCTCTCTGACGGGTACATACAAGGCAGACGAATGGAACCTTAAAGTTG GGACCTCCACTTTGGAAACCACAACTACCATGGCTCCCACTGCCATGGCTCCCACTACCACTGCCATGGCTCCCACTACCACGGAAACAACCAGTTCTACCATGGCAATCACGACTACTGTTGCCAAAACAACCAGCATGACCTTACCAGGAAATGGCTCCGTCATCACTCCGACAGAAACCTCCTCTGCCTGCGAGGGGAAGACCCTGCGGTTGTCTTGCTCTGCGGGAGAAACGCTCGAGATCGATGGCGCCAACTTCGGCCGGACGTCCAAATCTCATCGCTGCAACTGCGGTCTGTTCTGCAACACCATAAACACCTGCTACGCTGCCAACAGCCTGTCTATCGTGAAGAGCGCCTGTCAGGGCAAACGGGAGTGCGCCGTGGAAGCTACGAAGTCTGTCTTCGGTGACCCCTGCCCCTTTATTGGGAAGTACTTAGAGGCAACATACTGCTGCGTCGCAG GGACTTTCATTTTGGACACCACAACTACCACTGCCATGGCTCCCACTACCACTGGAATAACCAGTTCTACCATGGCAATCACGACTACTGTCGCCGAAACAACCAGCATGACCTCTCCAGGAAATGGCCCCATCATCACGCCTACAGAAACCTCCTCTGCCTGCGAGGGGAAGACCCTGCGGTTGTCTTGCTCTGCGGGAGAAACGCTCGAGATCGATGGCGCCAACTTCGGCCGGACGTCCAAATCTCATCGCTGCAACTGCGGTCTGTTCTGCAACACCATAAACACCTGCTACGCTGCCAACAGCCTGTCTATCGTGAAGAGCGCCTGTCAGGGCAAACGGGAGTGCGCCGTGGAAGCTACGAAGTCTGTCTTCGGTGACCCCTGCCCCTTTATTGGGAAGTACTTAGAGGCAACATACCGCTGCGTCCCAG AGGCAAACATTGAGCGAGGGGATCCCGAGGAGCCATAG
- the LOC136428309 gene encoding uncharacterized protein isoform X2, which translates to MGNVNFNKAKAICRGEGGRLAVLQDEGADIFIRRSIRRLPHRRAQSYWIGLSDAQKEGTFVWSDGTELTTSAYAHWAPGNPDNAAAGDGEDCVEVRPDLDYKWNDVGCREKRRFGCEKDVAPGSDQTMLMTEMPPAGTESPNNPGHEQPHTTSGPDEDGCTWLDQELHEKERELQEQAQIITELTAHLLQKDEEIQDLTIRLQQKDEEIQDVRSQLQQKDEEIQDVTTLLQQKDEEIQDVTTLLQQKDEEIQDVTALLQQKDEEIQDVTALLQQKDEEIQDVRSQLQQKDEEIQVVTSQLQQKDDEIQDVTSQLQQKDEEIQDVISQLQPKDEEIQDFISQFRLMDEEIQDFIFLLQQKDEEIQDLTTRLEQPSPAADHETPVTSTGVNVALGKTAFQTSTLAYRGAASFAVDGNSAANYHAGSCTHTAHMPGEENPSWWVDLGQSYVVDRVVIFNRQDCCSDRINPFNVHIGDSDQVNSNPKCGGDHQINVNQPSISISCQGMKGRYVGVRLPGPLRVLTLCEVQVFSAHIVPEGKWRNDFRCGQGYPAENGIPAECNPDGEGPCCSTANWCGKTRNHCGCKGCADYRDVNGTATGSESRDYTSLGCWRDTADRAIPTLEGTDPRLDGNYQVRPNAIETCYQVARSLGFTVFAVQDGGQCFGSADAHYTHSKYGPSTACAADGEGGPRANEVYGITATGPDARATLCHEAKAMNPTGGDGEYTIYPFTTCTDVSIRVYCHNMASGNPEEFLTLPSGPENNYAIVFADRLRDGHLCDGPLQDQNAGSGTTKFSKVRIKFEDTTIAVVRDDYTFATSTGYNNVSYAEAGDCYSWSQGCAKGTFKVNLDGTELALAPQVDWVMVNTWPGDLTINDMFISEDRTVASARCGGWCGRCRPAESKLRLLHPQCHGQIGTESLSEEEEIQDLTPPLEQPPPVVQTTVTSSKENCIEGNGASYRGPVSVTETGKMCQRWDRQTPHGHTRGPVYYPSSGLEQNYCRNPDGEAGVWCYTTDPNTRWERCDVPTCESLSGEKIQDVTTPLDQPRAQPAVQTTMTSSEAPATTEVSVPKVERTRCLGSIGYCPGSHATGARCVDGFCECSSTHYQRYTCLPVVGSCATTRGSPVAQAEAFQTADPRETFSCVADDNSQYEVHVLAVYEGVGHTRGFQQDPTGTAEMDVYVRAGQLTKPLVLVLSSYEAVNWVLHLPEVIEVHKVLLMAYYVDQSDVTVRGGSVDDVQRLSGRTGGVPACAYGKDDGGCKTVELLEFINGEFGPVSSLTGTYKADEWNLKVGTSTLETTTTMTAMAPSTTGTTSTTMATTTSIATITNMATTTPMTTSPVATTTTMATTTPMTTSLPTSDGPCPLGYELFEANCYKVFTDQMDYEDSVKACSKDGAILATPRDLATHQFLVELKNKVAGNKYVRIGLTDHVQEGVYEWSDGTPLREGDFDAWEPSPNNNDNNDCVEYVKARHFRRTSRNKWTPATCLFTNMFICQLEGTSTLETTTTMAPTAMAPTTTAMAPTTTETTSSTMAITTTVAKTTSMTLPGNGSVITPTETSSACEGKTLRLSCSAGETLEIDGANFGRTSKSHRCNCGLFCNTINTCYAANSLSIVKSACQGKRECAVEATKSVFGDPCPFIGKYLEATYCCVAGTFILDTTTTTAMAPTTTGITSSTMAITTTVAETTSMTSPGNGPIITPTETSSACEGKTLRLSCSAGETLEIDGANFGRTSKSHRCNCGLFCNTINTCYAANSLSIVKSACQGKRECAVEATKSVFGDPCPFIGKYLEATYRCVPEANIERGDPEEP; encoded by the exons ATGGGCAACGTCAACTTCAACAAGGCTAAGGCCATCTGTCGGGGAGAAGGAGGACGACTTGCTGTCCTCCAGGACGAAGGAGCAGACATCTTCATCAGGAGGTCAATCAG GAGATTGCCCCACCGACGCGCCCAAAGCTACTGGATCGGCTTGAGTGATGCCCAGAAGGAAGGAACGTTTGTGTGGAGTGATGGAACCGAACTGACTACATCTG CTTACGCGCACTGGGCCCCGGGTAACCCCGACAATGCGGCAGCTGGAGACGGAGAAGACTGCGTGGAGGTCCGTCCGGATCTAGACTACAAGTGGAATGATGTTGGCTGTAGGGAGAAACGACGCTTTGGCTGTGAGAAAG ACGTAGCTCCAGGCTCAGACCAAACCATGTTGATGACAGAGATGCCACCTGCGGGGACAGAATCCCCCAATAACCCTG GCCACGAGCAACCTCACACCACATCTGGGCCTGACGAAGATGGCTGTACGTGGCTAGACCAGGAGCTGcatgagaaagaaagagagcTTCAGGAGCAGGCCCAGATCATCACAGAGCTCACAGCTCACCTTCTGCAGAAGGATGAGGAGATCCAAGACCTTACCATTCGACTTCAACAGAAGGACGAGGAGATCCAAGACGTCAGATCACAACTTCAACAAAAGGATGAGGAGATCCAAGACGTTACCACTCTACTTCAACAGAAGGACGAGGAGATCCAAGACGTTACCACTCTACTTCAACAGAAGGATGAGGAGATCCAAGACGTTACTGCTCTACTTCAACAGAAGGACGAGGAGATCCAAGACGTTACTGCTCTACTTCAACAGAAGGACGAAGAGATCCAAGACGTCAGATCACAACTTCAACAAAAGGATGAGGAGATCCAAGTCGTTACATCTCAACTACAACAGAAGGACGATGAGATACAAGATGTCACATCACAACTTCAACAGAAGGACGAGGAGATCCAAGACGTTATATCTCAACTTCAACCGAAGGATGAGGAGATCCAAGACTTTATATCTCAATTTCGTCTTATGGACGAGGAGATCCAAGACTTTATATTTCTACTACAACAGAAGGATGAGGAGATCCAAGACCTTACAACTCGACTTGAACAGCCGTCACCAGCTGCAGATCACGAGACACCAGTGACATCAACAG GTGTCAATGTCGCCCTGGGAAAGACAGCGTTTCAAACAAGCACCCTTGCGTACCGTGGGGCTGCCAGCTTTGCCGTAGACGGGAACAGCGCTGCCAATTACCACGCTGGTTCCTGTACTCACACTGCACATATGCCGGGAGAGGAGAATCCAAGCTGGTGGGTGGATCTGGGTCAATCGTATGTGGTTGACAG AGTAGTCATCTTCAACCGCCAGGACTGTTGTTCAGATAGAATCAACCCTTTCAACGTCCACATCGGGGATTCCGACCAGGTCAACTCAAACCCCAAGTGTGGTGGTGATCATCAAATCAACGTGAACCAGCCGTCTATTTCCATCTCTTGTCAGGGGATGAAGGGGCGGTACGTGGGCGTCCGGCTTCCCGGTCCCCTCCGAGTACTGACCCTGTGCGAAGTCCAAGTATTTTCAG CTCATATAGTTCCTGAGGGGAAGTGGCGAAACGACTTTCGTTGCGGCCAGGGTTACCCCGCAGAAAACGGTATccccgctgaatgcaatcctgACGGTGAAGGTCCATGCTGCTCCACCGCAAACTGGTGCGGCAAGACGCGTAACCACTGTGGCTGTAAGGGCTGTGCCGACTACAGGGACGTGAATGGCACAGCCACAG GAAGCGAAAGCCGTGATTACACCAGCCTGGGTTGCTGGAGAGACACTGCTGATCGCGCCATTCCGACACTCGAGGGGACAGATCCACGCTTAGACGGCAACTACCAGGTCCGTCCAAATGCCATAGAAACGTGTTACCAGGTAGCACGGTCTCTTGGTTTTACCGTGTTCGCTGTACAGGATGGAGGTCAGTGTTTCGGGTCTGCTGATGCGCACTACACCCACAGCAAGTACGGACCTTCCACGGCCTGTGCAGCGGACGGTGAAGGCGGGCCACGGGCAAATGAAGTCTACGGGATTACAG CCACCGGTCCTGATGCCAGGGCTACATTGTGCCACGAAGCGAAAGCTATGAACCCTACTGGCGGGGACGGCGAGTACACAATCTACCCTTTCACAACGTGCACAGATGTATCCATCCGCGTCTATTGCCACAATATGGCATCCGGAAACCCGGAAGAGTTCTTGACCCTGCCGTCCGGCCCAGAGAACAACTATGCCATCGTCTTTGCTGATCGCTTGAGGGATGGACATCTATGTGATGGCCCATTACAG GACCAAAATGCAGGCTCCGGGACCACGAAATTCAGCAAGGTCAGGATCAAGTTTGAAGACACGACGATCGCGGTAGTGAGAGATGACTACACATTCGCCACAAGCACCG GCTACAACAATGTATCTTACGCGGAGGCTGGCGACTGTTACTCATGGAGCCAGGGATGTGCAAAAGGAACGTTTAAGGTGAATCTGGATGGAACGGAGCTCGCGCTGGCACCGCAGGTGGACTGGGTGATGGTGAACACCTGGCCAGGAGATCTGACCATCAACGACATGTTTATCTCCGAGGACAGAACG GTTGCCTCAGCACGATGTGGGGGTTGGTGTGGGCGCTGCCGGCCGGCAGAAAGTAAGCTACGTCTCTTGCATCCGCAGTGTCACGGACAGATCGGTACAG AGTCACTAAGCGAAGAGGAGGAGATCCAAGACCTTACACCTCCACTTGAACAGCCCCCACCAGTTGTACAGACAACAGTGACATCATCAAAAG AAAACTGCATAGAGGGCAATGGAGCATCCTATCGAGGACCAGTCTCTGTGACGGAAACAGGAAAGATGTGTCAACGCTGGGACCGTCAGACACCCCATGGACACACACGTGGGCCTGTTTATTACCCGTCATCcggactggagcagaactactgccggaatcctgaCGGCGAAGCCGGAgtctggtgctacaccacggaccccAACACGAGATGGGAGCGGTGTGACGTACCAACATGTG AGTCACTAAGCGGAGAGAAGATCCAAGACGTTACAACTCCACTTGATCAGCCCCGAGCCCAACCAGCTGTACAGACAACAATGACATCAtcagaag CTCCCGCCACCACGGAAGTTTCCGTTCCGAAGGTAGAAAGGACGCGATGCCTAGGAAGCATTGGGTACTGCCCTGGGTCTCACGCTACCGGGGCCAGATGTGTTGATGGGTTCTGTGAGTGCTCGAGTACACACTACCAGCGATACACATGTTTAC CGGTCGTTGGGAGCTGTGCAACAACACGAGGCTCTCCAGTCGCCCAAGCGGAGGCCTTTCAGACTGCTGACCCAAGAGAGACCTTCAGCTGTGTCGCTGACGACAACAGCCAGTATGAAGTGCACGTACTGGCGGTGTACGAGGGGGTGGGACACACCAG GGGTTTCCAACAGGATCCTACAGGGACAGCTGAGATGGATGTGTACGTCAGAGCAGGCCAGCTGACCAAACCCCTAGTCTTAGTGCTCAGCTCGTACGAGGCGGTCAACTGGGTGCTCCACCTACCGGAGGTCATCGAAGTGCACAAAGTGCTGCTG ATGGCATATTATGTCGACCAAAGTGACGTAACTGTGCGGGGTGGTTCTGTGGACGATGTGCAGCGCCTGTCAGGTCGGACTGGGGGCGTTCCTGCGTGTGCTTATGGGAAAGATGACGGTGGCTGTAAGACTGTTGAGCTGCTGGAATTCATCAATGGAGAGTTTGGGCCTGTTTCCTCTCTGACGGGTACATACAAGGCAGACGAATGGAACCTTAAAGTTG GGACCTCTACTTTGGAAACCACAACTACCATGACTGCCATGGCTCCCTCTACCACTGGAACAACCAGTACTACCATGGCAACCACGACTTCTATCGCCACAATAACCAACATGGCAACCACAACCCCCATGACAACATCTCCTGTCGCCACAACAactaccatggcaaccacaACTCCCATGACAACCTCCCTTCCCACGTCGGATGGACCATGTCCTCTAGGTTACGAATTGTTCGAAGCCAACTGCTACAAAGTGTTTACAGACCAGATGGACTACGAAGACTCCGTGAAGGCCTGTAGTAAGGACGGCGCCATCCTGGCCACACCACGTGACCTCGCCACGCACCAGTTCTTGGTCGAGCTGAAGAACAAAGTGGCAGGCAACAAGTATGTCCGTATTGGCCTGACGGATCATGTTCAGGAGGGAGTGTACGAGTGGAGCGATGGAACTCCTCTGCGTGAAGGCGACTTCGATGCATGGGAACCATCTCCaaacaacaatgacaacaatGACTGTGTTGAGTACGTCAAGGCGAGGCATTTCCGTCGTACCAGCCGAAATAAATGGACACCTGCTACCTGTCTGTTCACAAACATGTTCATCTGCCAACTTGAAG GGACCTCCACTTTGGAAACCACAACTACCATGGCTCCCACTGCCATGGCTCCCACTACCACTGCCATGGCTCCCACTACCACGGAAACAACCAGTTCTACCATGGCAATCACGACTACTGTTGCCAAAACAACCAGCATGACCTTACCAGGAAATGGCTCCGTCATCACTCCGACAGAAACCTCCTCTGCCTGCGAGGGGAAGACCCTGCGGTTGTCTTGCTCTGCGGGAGAAACGCTCGAGATCGATGGCGCCAACTTCGGCCGGACGTCCAAATCTCATCGCTGCAACTGCGGTCTGTTCTGCAACACCATAAACACCTGCTACGCTGCCAACAGCCTGTCTATCGTGAAGAGCGCCTGTCAGGGCAAACGGGAGTGCGCCGTGGAAGCTACGAAGTCTGTCTTCGGTGACCCCTGCCCCTTTATTGGGAAGTACTTAGAGGCAACATACTGCTGCGTCGCAG GGACTTTCATTTTGGACACCACAACTACCACTGCCATGGCTCCCACTACCACTGGAATAACCAGTTCTACCATGGCAATCACGACTACTGTCGCCGAAACAACCAGCATGACCTCTCCAGGAAATGGCCCCATCATCACGCCTACAGAAACCTCCTCTGCCTGCGAGGGGAAGACCCTGCGGTTGTCTTGCTCTGCGGGAGAAACGCTCGAGATCGATGGCGCCAACTTCGGCCGGACGTCCAAATCTCATCGCTGCAACTGCGGTCTGTTCTGCAACACCATAAACACCTGCTACGCTGCCAACAGCCTGTCTATCGTGAAGAGCGCCTGTCAGGGCAAACGGGAGTGCGCCGTGGAAGCTACGAAGTCTGTCTTCGGTGACCCCTGCCCCTTTATTGGGAAGTACTTAGAGGCAACATACCGCTGCGTCCCAG AGGCAAACATTGAGCGAGGGGATCCCGAGGAGCCATAG